In the Sarcophilus harrisii chromosome 3, mSarHar1.11, whole genome shotgun sequence genome, one interval contains:
- the LOC116422599 gene encoding LOW QUALITY PROTEIN: probable E3 ubiquitin-protein ligase TRIML1 (The sequence of the model RefSeq protein was modified relative to this genomic sequence to represent the inferred CDS: deleted 2 bases in 1 codon): MASTSELIQDLQKELICCIYREYFTNPVTIECGHNFCHSRLSSSWQQGPTPFSCPECRSVSQMQDFQVNVQLGKLAAFAKELRLHYLQYPDGHDKCEVHQKLETLFCEDDQRPICMSCSQSQEHEVHKLFCIDEAAENFRKIKRFLNEEKDTYLSKVEAETTANFEGLNNRVNALFLHSQELRKRSTELEEECKKPDLDLLLDMEEVLRRNESVLQKKIEPLRMTITVPSITGLMKKIFKFKVNITLDCNTADPGIIISEDMKSMRYGGVQEEAPDNNGRLTDFAQVLAIQSFVSGRHYWKVQVSNNTVCCFGICKKKSKESQDLFVLRSTLKHNSYLLYATSYLNLCSQVHRTYCMVSVCNLKVGIFLDYERGEISFYHVENRYLIYTFPTTSFSGPLMPIVSLSKKVLTNDSNDYSLTICS, encoded by the exons ATGGCCTCTACATCAGAACTGATTCAAGACCTTCAGAAAGAGCTCATCTGCTGCATATACAGGGAATACTTCACAAACCCAGTGACCATTGAATGTGGCCACAATTTTTGCCATAGTCGCCTCAGTAGTAGCTGGCAGCAAGGTCCAACCCCTTTCTCCTGTCCAGAGTGCAGGAGTGTCTCCCAGATGCAGGATTTTCAAGTCAACGTGCAACTTGGTAAATTGGCAGCCTTTGCCAAAGAACTAAGACTCCATTATTTGCAGTACCCTGATGGACATGACAAGTGTGAGGTACATCAGAAATTGGAGACGCTATTCTGTGAAGATGACCAGAGGCCAATCTGTATGTCCTGTTCTCAATCCCAGGAGCATGAGGTTCACAAACTCTTTTGCATAGATGAGGCTGCTGAGAACTTCAGA AAAATTAAACGCTTTCTAAATGAGGAGAAGGATACATATCTATCAAAAGTCGAAGCAGAAACGACAGCCAATTTCGAAGGCCTGAACAACAGAGTTAATGCATTGTTCCTCCATAGTCAAGAATTAAGGAAGAGAAGCACAGAGTTAGAGGAGGAGTGTAAGAAACCAGATCTGGATTTGCTCCTG GATATGGAAGAAGTGTTAAGGAG GAATGAATCTGtgctgcaaaaaaaaatagagccCCTTCGGATGACCATAACTGTCCCTTCCATTActggtttaatgaaaaaaattttcaaatttaaag TGAACATCACTCTGGATTGCAACACAGCTGACCCAGGTATCATCATATCCGAGGATATGAAAAGTATGAGATATGGAGGTGTCCAAGAAGAAGCACCAGACAATAATGGGAGATTGACAGATTTTGCGCAAGTCCTTGCTATTCAgtcctttgtttcagggagaCATTACTGGAAGGTGCAGGTGTCAAATAACACTGTGTGTTGTTTTggcatctgtaaaaaaaaatcaaaagagtcTCAAGACTTGTTTGTACTTAGAAGTACACTGAAACATAATTCTTACTTACTTTATGCCACATCTTACCTTAATCTTTGTTCCCAAGTCCATAGAACATACTGCATGGTGTCA GTGTGCAACTTAAAGGTTGGCATCTTCCTTGACTATGAACGTGGAGAGATATCATTTTATCATGTGGAAAATagatatctaatttatactttccCAACCACTTCATTTTCAGGACCTCTCATGCCAATCGTTAGTCTTTCTAAGAAAGTATTGACAAATGATTCAAATGATTATTCTCTCACAATCTGTTCCTAA